TGCGTCTGCTTCAGCCCAACCAGGGCGCCATTGAACCGGCGGCCTTGCATACGCTGGAGCATCTGCTGGCAGGCTACCTGCGGGACCACCTCGACAGCGTTGTGGACGTGTCTCCGATGGGCTGCCGCACCGGCATCTACCTGGCCGTGATCGGGGAGCCGAACGAACAGGAGGTGCTGCAAGCTTTCGGGGCCTCTCTGCGAGACACGGCCGCCCACGACCGGCCCATCCCCGGTGTCAGCGAGCTGGAATGCGGCAACTACCG
This Deinococcus budaensis DNA region includes the following protein-coding sequences:
- a CDS encoding S-ribosylhomocysteine lyase encodes the protein MANVESFDLDHTKVHAPYVRLAGVKRTPRGDAISKYDLRLLQPNQGAIEPAALHTLEHLLAGYLRDHLDSVVDVSPMGCRTGIYLAVIGEPNEQEVLQAFGASLRDTAAHDRPIPGVSELECGNYRDHDLAAARQHAREALDQGLKVQETVLLQR